In Terriglobales bacterium, a genomic segment contains:
- a CDS encoding sugar phosphate nucleotidyltransferase, giving the protein MSLAHFYPVIVAGGRGTRFWPRSRTRRPKQLLALDSTRTMLQQTAARLAALAPPRRFWVITGSQLKAPIARQLPRVPRKHIIAEPVGRNTAPAAGLAAFLLLRDDPDAVLGMFPADHVIADPNRFRQAVLQAVEVAAAGPNMVIMGIAPTRPETGYGYIETGEEVGPGLRRVRRFTEKPDAARAREFLSAGNYQWNSGMFVWRAQTLADLLREHLPHTAALLEQIAAARGTGRFKRTLARLYRKVENISVDYAVAEPQSAKGEAASNLYCITADFGWSDLGSWAALYEHRAAAFQDGANIVEADGRFEVDSAGNYVHAPRKFVATVGVKDLVVVETGDALLITTRDRAQDVGKIVKHLEAKRRKDLL; this is encoded by the coding sequence ATGAGTCTCGCCCACTTCTATCCCGTCATCGTAGCTGGCGGACGCGGCACGCGCTTCTGGCCGCGCAGCCGCACCCGCCGTCCCAAGCAACTGCTGGCGCTCGACAGCACACGCACCATGCTCCAGCAGACCGCCGCGCGCCTGGCGGCGCTGGCTCCTCCGCGGCGCTTCTGGGTCATCACGGGCAGTCAGCTCAAGGCGCCCATCGCGCGCCAGCTCCCGCGCGTCCCGCGCAAGCACATCATCGCCGAGCCCGTGGGTCGCAACACCGCGCCCGCCGCCGGCCTGGCCGCGTTCCTGCTGTTGCGCGATGATCCCGATGCCGTCCTCGGCATGTTTCCCGCCGACCACGTCATCGCCGATCCAAATCGCTTTCGCCAGGCGGTGCTGCAGGCGGTCGAAGTCGCCGCTGCGGGACCGAACATGGTCATCATGGGTATTGCGCCTACGCGTCCCGAAACCGGCTACGGCTACATCGAGACCGGCGAGGAAGTCGGGCCCGGCCTGCGCCGTGTCCGCCGCTTCACCGAAAAGCCTGATGCCGCTCGCGCCCGCGAGTTCCTTTCTGCCGGCAACTATCAGTGGAACAGCGGCATGTTCGTGTGGCGCGCCCAGACGCTCGCCGATCTGTTGCGTGAGCACTTGCCCCACACGGCGGCGCTGCTGGAACAGATTGCTGCGGCGCGCGGTACCGGCCGCTTCAAGCGGACGCTGGCGCGCCTGTATCGCAAGGTCGAGAACATCAGCGTCGACTATGCCGTGGCCGAGCCGCAGTCGGCCAAGGGAGAGGCGGCGTCGAATCTCTACTGCATCACCGCAGATTTCGGCTGGAGCGACCTCGGCTCCTGGGCCGCGCTCTATGAGCATCGCGCCGCCGCATTCCAGGACGGCGCGAACATTGTCGAGGCGGACGGTCGCTTCGAGGTCGATTCCGCCGGCAATTATGTACACGCGCCACGCAAGTTCGTGGCCACCGTCGGCGTCAAAGACCTGGTCGTAGTGGAAACCGGCGACGCCCTGCTCATCACCACCCGCGACCGCGCCCAGGACGTGGGCAAGATCGTGAAGCACCTGGAAGCAAAACGAAGAAAGGACCTTCTCTAG
- a CDS encoding phosphoglucomutase/phosphomannomutase family protein: MAIGYWQLATEIHFGTDGWRGLIADDFTFANVRRVAQAIASYVVKYEDAAKGVAVGYDTRFASPRAAELVAETLAAAGIPVLLSNDYVPTPVVSFTVKNRSLAAGVVVTSSHNPWNWNGVKVKARYGGSASPEIMKKIEEELRAGAQPRGATAAITTADFKPDYVQAITRLVDMERIARAGFRFVIDVMYGSGRGVLAGIFRQHRVEHVEIRNDVNPLFPEINPEPIEPHVRMAQETVVQERAHAGFISDGDADRIGAVDENGAFVDPHRIFSILLYWLLARRQWPGEVARAFNSTHMADRIAARFGRKMHVTPIGFKYLGALMMERNVLIAAEESGGIGLKRHLPERDSTLNALLLAGVMAEEGKTLGQLVAELQQEFGAHYYGRRDLHIPDEVKWAAIRHAESDGTAAVGPYRVLRREKVDGIKLFLDAPRNGSGAEPWLLVRASGTEPLLRLYAEAAAPDLVRNILDQAEEFVADKATAATQRA, encoded by the coding sequence TTGGCGATTGGGTACTGGCAACTGGCAACTGAGATTCATTTCGGCACCGACGGGTGGCGCGGCCTGATCGCCGACGATTTCACCTTCGCCAACGTGCGCCGTGTCGCGCAGGCCATCGCCTCGTACGTGGTGAAATATGAGGATGCCGCCAAAGGCGTCGCTGTCGGCTATGACACACGCTTTGCCTCGCCCCGCGCGGCAGAGCTTGTGGCAGAGACTTTGGCCGCTGCAGGCATTCCGGTTCTGCTTTCAAACGATTACGTTCCCACGCCCGTCGTTTCCTTCACGGTGAAGAATCGCAGTTTGGCCGCGGGTGTGGTCGTCACTTCCAGTCACAATCCCTGGAACTGGAACGGCGTCAAGGTGAAGGCTCGTTATGGCGGTTCGGCCTCGCCCGAAATCATGAAAAAGATCGAGGAGGAGCTGCGCGCCGGCGCCCAGCCCAGGGGCGCGACTGCCGCCATCACCACGGCGGACTTCAAACCCGACTACGTCCAGGCCATCACGCGCCTGGTGGACATGGAGCGCATCGCGCGCGCCGGATTCCGCTTCGTCATCGACGTGATGTACGGTTCCGGCCGTGGCGTGCTGGCCGGCATCTTCCGGCAGCACCGCGTCGAGCACGTCGAGATTCGCAACGACGTCAACCCGCTCTTCCCGGAGATCAACCCCGAGCCCATCGAGCCGCACGTGCGCATGGCGCAGGAAACGGTGGTGCAGGAGCGCGCCCACGCCGGCTTCATTTCCGATGGCGACGCCGACCGCATCGGCGCCGTGGATGAAAACGGCGCCTTCGTCGATCCCCACAGGATCTTCTCCATCCTGCTCTACTGGCTGCTGGCGCGCCGCCAGTGGCCGGGCGAGGTGGCCCGCGCCTTCAACTCCACCCACATGGCCGACCGCATCGCCGCCCGCTTCGGCCGCAAGATGCACGTCACGCCCATCGGCTTCAAGTACCTGGGCGCGCTGATGATGGAGCGCAACGTCCTGATCGCCGCCGAGGAATCCGGCGGCATCGGCCTCAAGCGCCACCTGCCCGAGCGCGATTCCACCCTCAACGCCCTGCTGCTCGCCGGCGTGATGGCTGAGGAAGGCAAGACGCTGGGACAATTGGTCGCCGAGCTCCAGCAGGAATTCGGCGCGCACTATTACGGCCGTCGCGACCTGCACATCCCGGATGAGGTAAAGTGGGCGGCGATACGCCATGCCGAGAGCGATGGGACGGCTGCGGTCGGCCCCTATCGTGTTCTGCGGCGCGAGAAGGTGGATGGCATAAAATTGTTTCTTGATGCGCCGCGCAACGGTTCCGGCGCAGAACCTTGGCTGCTCGTCCGCGCCTCGGGCACCGAGCCGCTGCTGCGCCTGTACGCGGAGGCTGCTGCCCCGGACCTGGTCCGCAACATCCTGGACCAGGCCGAAGAGTTCGTCGCCGATAAGGCAACTGCAGCCACACAGCGCGCGTGA
- a CDS encoding pyridoxal phosphate-dependent aminotransferase, whose product MAATAPVKMQAKSGPLTERIQRIEISATLAVVNEADRLRAAGVDLVDFGAGEPHFSTPEHIKQACVRALEANYTRYTPVAGSAELRDAIIRRHAQDFGSEYRREECIASVGGKHALFNAIQVLVDHGDEVILPVPYWVSFKDIIQYAGGRPVFIECDEQRGFALSAAMIERAITPRTKAIILNSPSNPSGAVMREEEVRAIVEMAHARGIYVLADECYVYLNFTGRKFSCGSVREAKEHLVILGSLSKTYAMTGWRLGYGLAPAPIVGAMQKLQSQSTSNPTSIVQKAAVAALTGSQECVEEMLADYIRLRDRVVAGLNAIPGVRCAKPEGAFYAYPNISAFLGRSGVNSPTELAGRLMREAGVVTVPGEAFGTREHIRVSYATSAAELDKGLERMKKFLTSL is encoded by the coding sequence ATGGCGGCAACAGCCCCGGTGAAGATGCAGGCGAAGTCCGGTCCATTGACGGAGCGCATCCAGCGCATCGAGATCTCGGCCACCCTCGCGGTGGTGAACGAGGCGGACAGGCTGCGCGCCGCGGGCGTCGACCTGGTGGACTTCGGCGCCGGTGAGCCTCACTTTTCTACGCCGGAGCACATCAAGCAGGCCTGCGTCCGGGCCCTCGAAGCCAATTACACGAGGTACACACCTGTTGCCGGTTCAGCCGAGCTGCGCGACGCCATCATCCGCCGCCACGCCCAGGACTTCGGCTCGGAATACCGGCGCGAAGAATGCATCGCCTCCGTGGGCGGCAAGCATGCGCTGTTCAACGCCATTCAAGTGCTGGTGGACCACGGCGATGAGGTCATCCTGCCGGTGCCTTACTGGGTCTCGTTCAAGGACATCATCCAGTACGCCGGCGGCCGGCCGGTGTTCATCGAGTGCGACGAGCAGCGCGGCTTCGCGCTTAGCGCGGCGATGATCGAGCGTGCCATCACGCCGCGCACCAAGGCCATCATCCTCAATTCGCCTTCGAACCCGTCGGGCGCGGTCATGCGCGAAGAAGAAGTACGCGCCATCGTGGAGATGGCCCACGCCCGCGGCATCTACGTCCTCGCTGATGAATGCTATGTCTACCTGAACTTCACCGGGCGGAAGTTCTCTTGCGGCTCCGTCCGCGAGGCCAAGGAGCATCTCGTCATCCTCGGCTCGTTGTCGAAGACCTACGCCATGACCGGCTGGCGTCTGGGCTACGGGTTGGCGCCGGCGCCCATCGTCGGCGCGATGCAGAAGCTGCAGAGCCAGTCCACGTCCAACCCCACTTCCATCGTGCAGAAGGCCGCGGTGGCGGCCCTCACCGGGTCGCAGGAGTGCGTCGAAGAGATGCTGGCCGATTACATCCGCTTGCGTGACCGCGTGGTAGCCGGCCTCAACGCTATTCCGGGCGTGCGCTGCGCCAAGCCGGAAGGCGCGTTCTACGCCTATCCCAACATCTCCGCGTTTCTCGGACGCAGCGGCGTCAACTCACCCACCGAACTTGCCGGCCGCCTGATGCGCGAGGCCGGCGTGGTCACCGTTCCCGGCGAAGCCTTCGGCACGCGCGAGCACATCCGCGTGTCGTACGCCACCTCCGCCGCCGAGCTGGATAAGGGCCTGGAGCGGATGAAGAAGTTCCTGACCTCGCTATGA
- a CDS encoding TonB-dependent receptor has translation MLLLLSPNRTAAQAVFGQIYGVATDPAGAAVPSVKVTVTSVSKGTSREVTTNETGNYTVTHLIPDTYDIRAEIQGFKVFEAKGIKVFADQGAQVNIKLEIGAAVETVTVTAEDVPLLKTDRADVATTFSEKTVTELPVSLGRNFTDLQLLTPGTQLFTWQHASSENPQSSKQINVNGQHFAGTSFQLDGTENRDPILGIIVVNPPLESVTETKVATQNYDAEFGQALAAVITAQTKSGSNDVHGSAYWFRHSDEQQAVDATIGVDPVTGRQIADALHNQFGGTLGGPILKNKLFVFGAYEGTRDKVGRAAQLTVPTALVRSTCLNPASLICDLSEYTAPIFNPFTGDPGPDSVIGTPDDPGTGRTQFAGNIIPSNLLSPQAVALLSLLPPPSAPGTLGNFTATGTGGFDANLFSIRTDYAATDRLHIYGRYSFAQYSLTGRGAFDTDSVAVGGRGLGLNGFAGQSASRDQSIAAGFDYSFSPSLLMDFRFGWFKYRVNVNPNGLGTTPATDAGLVGLNFGNDFTSGMPAFFIGDQGQLGGDIEFGYALSDRLTRCNCPLIQNEDQFQFVNNWTKIHGNHAIKWGADIRYARNLRVPSDRHRAGELSFDRRFTSDNGTDGLGIATFLLGGVTRFTRYPPDSPTDAGERQKRWFFYGQDTWRATPKLTVNVGLRWEIYFPESVTGPEKGGFLDLETGQIRVAGVGGIQSNMNVQNSLSNFAPRLGLAYQITPKTILRMGYGRSFDIGVFGSIFGHAVTQNLPVLPIQENDAGTANAQEFNLSAPGGVPGVAPPVIPSDGLITLSDRIFQRARPNQMRLPTVDAWNITIQREITPTLTVELAYVGNKGTHVFAGDGPAFNVNQATVEGFAAGVPRSLRLLFFNRYPFQSVNPATGACTAVADPGPNGVIDTPPGGDLAGDDVGFCWGQSIDFFGNLADNNYNALQMRVEKRFSKGYQFLAHYTWAQAFNEDGDYFPIDPRVNYGPNNFNRRHVFVFTNLVELPFGRGKKFGNDVSRGLDYLIGGWQISTVTNWSSGLPFSVRYDECGSDRDTGPCRPDLIGDVDTGDENGWLPTVGNLTTNGASIGPWQRPQVGEFGTSGRNSFRGPQFFNTDLSIFKNFTITERVRAQFRFNAFNVFNRVNWGTPGVFWSEFGFGGDTCIDCGGRAMTIDHHGGPMRQLQFGAKVSF, from the coding sequence TTGCTGCTGCTCCTGTCGCCCAACCGGACTGCGGCCCAAGCGGTCTTCGGCCAGATTTATGGTGTGGCCACCGACCCGGCTGGCGCCGCCGTACCCTCGGTCAAGGTCACGGTGACTTCGGTCAGCAAGGGCACCTCTCGAGAGGTGACCACCAATGAAACCGGCAACTACACCGTCACGCACCTGATTCCCGACACCTACGACATCCGTGCCGAAATCCAGGGCTTCAAGGTTTTCGAGGCCAAGGGCATCAAGGTGTTTGCCGACCAGGGCGCACAAGTCAACATCAAGCTCGAGATCGGCGCTGCCGTCGAAACGGTGACCGTGACGGCGGAAGACGTCCCGCTGCTGAAGACCGACCGCGCCGATGTGGCCACCACGTTTTCTGAGAAAACCGTGACCGAGCTGCCGGTCTCCCTGGGCCGCAACTTCACCGATCTGCAGCTCCTCACGCCCGGCACGCAACTGTTTACCTGGCAGCACGCCTCCAGCGAGAACCCCCAGTCCAGTAAGCAGATCAACGTGAACGGCCAGCACTTCGCCGGAACCTCGTTCCAACTCGACGGCACCGAGAATCGCGACCCCATCCTGGGCATCATCGTGGTGAATCCGCCCCTGGAGTCGGTGACGGAAACCAAAGTCGCCACCCAGAACTATGACGCCGAGTTCGGTCAGGCCCTGGCAGCGGTCATCACAGCCCAGACTAAGTCGGGCAGCAACGACGTGCACGGCAGCGCCTACTGGTTCCGGCACAGCGACGAGCAGCAGGCCGTGGATGCGACCATCGGCGTCGACCCCGTTACCGGGAGGCAGATCGCCGACGCGCTCCATAACCAGTTCGGCGGCACCTTGGGCGGTCCCATCCTGAAGAACAAGCTGTTCGTCTTCGGCGCCTACGAAGGCACGCGCGATAAAGTAGGACGCGCGGCTCAGTTGACCGTACCCACGGCGCTGGTACGCAGCACCTGTCTTAACCCGGCCAGCCTGATATGCGACCTGAGCGAATACACAGCGCCTATTTTCAATCCTTTCACCGGCGATCCCGGCCCTGACAGCGTGATTGGCACGCCGGATGACCCGGGAACCGGGCGGACCCAGTTTGCGGGCAACATCATTCCCAGCAATCTGCTGTCGCCTCAGGCTGTGGCCTTGCTGTCCCTGTTGCCCCCTCCGAGTGCGCCGGGCACGCTGGGCAACTTCACGGCTACTGGCACGGGCGGATTTGACGCCAACCTGTTTTCCATACGCACCGACTACGCGGCCACCGACCGGCTGCATATCTATGGGCGCTACAGCTTCGCCCAGTACAGCCTCACCGGTCGGGGCGCGTTCGACACCGACTCGGTCGCGGTGGGCGGGCGCGGGCTCGGCCTGAATGGCTTTGCCGGCCAGTCCGCGAGTCGCGATCAAAGCATCGCTGCGGGATTCGATTACAGTTTCAGTCCCAGCCTGCTGATGGACTTTCGCTTCGGCTGGTTCAAGTATCGCGTGAACGTGAATCCCAACGGTTTGGGCACCACGCCGGCGACGGATGCCGGCCTGGTCGGCCTGAACTTCGGCAATGACTTCACCTCGGGCATGCCGGCCTTCTTCATCGGCGACCAGGGACAACTGGGTGGTGACATCGAGTTCGGCTATGCCCTATCCGATCGTCTGACGCGCTGCAACTGCCCGCTCATCCAGAACGAGGATCAGTTCCAGTTCGTCAACAACTGGACCAAGATCCACGGCAACCACGCCATCAAGTGGGGCGCAGATATCCGCTACGCCCGCAACCTGCGGGTGCCCAGCGACCGGCATCGCGCCGGCGAACTGAGCTTCGACCGCCGGTTCACCTCCGATAACGGCACCGACGGCCTGGGCATCGCCACCTTCCTGTTGGGTGGTGTGACGCGCTTCACGCGCTACCCTCCGGACTCACCTACCGACGCGGGTGAGCGCCAGAAGCGCTGGTTCTTTTACGGCCAGGACACCTGGCGCGCCACTCCCAAGCTGACCGTCAACGTCGGACTGCGCTGGGAGATTTACTTCCCGGAGAGCGTCACCGGGCCGGAGAAAGGCGGATTCCTTGACCTGGAGACGGGCCAGATTCGCGTGGCTGGAGTGGGCGGCATCCAAAGCAACATGAACGTGCAGAACAGCCTCAGCAACTTCGCGCCGCGCCTGGGCCTTGCCTACCAGATCACGCCCAAAACCATTCTGCGCATGGGCTATGGCCGCAGCTTTGACATCGGCGTGTTCGGTTCCATCTTCGGGCATGCGGTGACCCAGAACCTCCCGGTTCTGCCCATCCAGGAGAACGACGCCGGGACTGCAAACGCGCAGGAGTTCAACCTCTCCGCTCCCGGTGGTGTTCCTGGAGTCGCCCCACCTGTGATTCCCTCCGATGGACTGATCACGTTGAGTGACCGGATATTCCAGCGGGCGCGGCCCAACCAGATGCGCCTGCCCACAGTGGACGCCTGGAACATCACCATCCAGCGCGAGATCACGCCCACGCTTACCGTGGAGCTTGCCTACGTCGGTAACAAGGGCACGCACGTCTTTGCTGGCGACGGTCCAGCGTTCAATGTTAACCAAGCAACGGTCGAGGGCTTTGCCGCCGGCGTGCCGCGGTCGTTGCGGTTGTTGTTCTTCAATCGCTACCCGTTCCAGTCGGTGAATCCAGCGACAGGGGCGTGCACCGCGGTGGCCGACCCCGGACCCAACGGGGTCATCGATACACCGCCCGGCGGTGACCTGGCTGGAGACGACGTAGGCTTCTGCTGGGGTCAGAGCATCGACTTCTTCGGCAACCTGGCGGATAACAACTACAACGCGCTCCAGATGCGGGTGGAGAAGCGTTTCTCCAAGGGCTACCAGTTCCTGGCCCACTACACCTGGGCGCAGGCCTTCAACGAAGACGGGGATTACTTCCCCATCGATCCGCGGGTGAACTACGGGCCGAACAACTTCAACCGCCGGCACGTGTTCGTGTTCACCAATCTGGTCGAGCTGCCCTTCGGGCGCGGCAAGAAGTTCGGCAACGACGTCAGCCGCGGGCTGGATTATCTGATCGGCGGCTGGCAGATCAGCACCGTCACCAACTGGAGCAGCGGCCTGCCGTTCTCGGTCCGCTACGACGAGTGCGGGTCGGATCGGGATACTGGGCCCTGTCGTCCCGACCTGATCGGTGACGTGGACACCGGGGATGAGAACGGCTGGCTCCCCACCGTGGGCAACCTGACGACCAACGGCGCCAGCATTGGCCCGTGGCAACGGCCCCAGGTGGGCGAGTTCGGCACCAGCGGTCGCAACTCGTTCCGCGGTCCCCAGTTCTTCAACACCGACCTGTCCATATTCAAGAACTTCACCATCACGGAGCGGGTGCGGGCCCAGTTCCGTTTCAACGCCTTCAATGTGTTTAACAGGGTCAACTGGGGCACGCCCGGCGTATTCTGGTCCGAGTTCGGATTCGGCGGAGATACTTGTATCGATTGCGGCGGCCGAGCCATGACCATCGACCACCACGGTGGCCCCATGCGCCAGTTGCAGTTCGGCGCCAAAGTAAGCTTCTAA
- the coaD gene encoding pantetheine-phosphate adenylyltransferase, whose product MKKVIAIYPGSFDPLTNGHLDLIERGSKIFDELIVAILRNPEKAPLFSLSERREMLEAMTRPYRNVRVDIFSGLLVDYARRKKAHAVLRGIRAISDYEYELQMALMNRKLEPQLETVFMMPAEQYSYLSSRLVKEVFEHGGSVRGLVPRIVEERLQSKVNGTAPRQPRGRRQSRRG is encoded by the coding sequence GTGAAAAAGGTCATCGCCATCTATCCCGGCTCGTTCGATCCGCTTACCAACGGCCACCTGGACCTGATCGAGCGCGGCAGCAAGATCTTCGACGAGCTCATCGTCGCCATCCTGCGCAACCCGGAAAAAGCGCCGCTGTTCTCGCTCTCGGAGCGGCGCGAGATGCTGGAGGCCATGACCCGCCCTTACCGCAACGTGCGTGTGGACATCTTCTCCGGCCTGCTGGTGGACTACGCGCGCCGCAAGAAGGCGCATGCGGTGCTGCGCGGCATCCGTGCCATCAGCGACTACGAGTACGAACTGCAGATGGCCTTGATGAACCGCAAGCTCGAGCCCCAACTGGAAACCGTCTTCATGATGCCCGCCGAGCAATACTCGTACCTGAGCTCGCGCCTGGTGAAGGAAGTGTTCGAGCACGGCGGCTCGGTGCGCGGTCTGGTGCCGCGCATCGTCGAGGAACGGCTGCAAAGCAAGGTGAACGGAACCGCGCCGCGCCAGCCCCGCGGCCGGCGACAATCAAGGAGAGGATGA
- a CDS encoding type I phosphomannose isomerase catalytic subunit: MSDLYPLLLLPEFKQRVWGARDLSPIYPNYKVEGEPVGEVWLTGDACRVANGPLAGQTLGDLAKRYGRELVGEAAPEPDRLPLLLKFLFPRQKLSVQVHPTDEDARRAGLPCGKSECWYVVSAEIDAQVGLGLKPGTSRADFEAAVRGGGRADLLLNWIYIRTGEMLYNPAGTVHAIGPGSVLLETQQNSDTTYRLYDYGRAREMHLEQGLAALREQTAAGKVRPGVPDPERVPDLRPLLQSKRSARVTQLIAAPLFVVSQWKLDEDDLVTMRSEGLSPHVLVALDGCGTVDMGGGQRVTLARGDAVIVPAAVAECRLSPQWRLELLSVMLGLPEIPEPEIALP; this comes from the coding sequence ATGTCCGACCTCTATCCACTCCTGCTCTTGCCCGAATTCAAGCAGCGCGTCTGGGGCGCGCGCGACCTTTCGCCCATCTATCCCAACTACAAGGTCGAAGGCGAGCCCGTCGGCGAAGTCTGGCTGACCGGAGACGCATGCCGCGTGGCCAACGGGCCGCTGGCCGGGCAGACCTTGGGTGACCTGGCGAAGCGCTACGGCCGTGAGCTGGTAGGCGAGGCCGCGCCCGAGCCCGACCGCCTTCCCCTGCTCCTGAAGTTCCTGTTCCCGCGCCAGAAGCTCTCCGTGCAGGTCCATCCGACTGACGAAGACGCGCGCCGCGCGGGGCTCCCATGCGGCAAGAGCGAATGCTGGTACGTGGTTTCTGCGGAGATTGACGCCCAGGTAGGCCTCGGCCTGAAGCCCGGCACTTCCCGCGCCGACTTCGAAGCCGCCGTCCGCGGCGGCGGCCGGGCCGACCTACTGCTCAACTGGATTTACATCCGCACCGGCGAGATGCTCTACAACCCGGCCGGCACCGTCCACGCTATCGGGCCGGGCTCGGTGCTGCTCGAGACCCAGCAGAACTCCGACACCACCTATCGCCTGTATGATTACGGGCGCGCGCGGGAGATGCACTTGGAACAGGGACTGGCGGCCTTGAGGGAGCAGACAGCGGCCGGGAAGGTGCGGCCCGGCGTGCCCGATCCGGAGCGTGTTCCGGACCTGCGGCCGCTTCTGCAGTCGAAGCGCTCGGCCCGTGTCACACAGTTGATCGCTGCGCCCCTGTTCGTGGTTTCGCAGTGGAAGCTGGACGAGGATGACCTGGTCACGATGCGTTCGGAAGGCCTCTCGCCGCATGTCCTCGTAGCGCTCGACGGTTGCGGCACGGTCGATATGGGTGGAGGCCAGCGGGTGACTCTTGCGCGCGGCGATGCGGTCATCGTGCCGGCCGCGGTCGCGGAATGCCGGCTTTCGCCCCAGTGGCGCCTGGAGTTGCTCTCCGTCATGCTCGGCTTGCCGGAGATTCCGGAGCCGGAGATCGCGCTTCCATGA
- a CDS encoding tetratricopeptide repeat protein: MAHTWKRRPLRDACLFLALLVFAGSLTASPQESPDALPAARTLIQEGKLDEAIARLEAIAKTEPGRPGLARELGVAYYRKGEHARAIPHLQRALEENPSDPEVTQLLGLSYHFTGRMADAIPLLEKVRSWMPSANVNADYVLGLSYIQVKDFERARRAFASMYGVPPDSAAAHLFLARMLLRQEFDPVAEENALKAASLDPRLPGAHFLLGELYVFKSRIPEAIAEFEKELAINPAQAATYYKLADAYTRIQKWDEAQRLLQNSIWLDSTASGPFILLGKVLMKKQEHQLALRTLQRAIQMDPNNFVAHHWLGQALRAVGRNEEAERELRLAQELQSVQSSGR, translated from the coding sequence GTGGCCCACACGTGGAAACGCAGGCCTCTGCGGGACGCCTGTCTATTTCTGGCACTGCTGGTCTTCGCCGGCAGTCTGACTGCCTCCCCGCAGGAGAGCCCCGATGCCCTGCCGGCCGCTCGCACGCTGATCCAGGAGGGCAAACTGGACGAGGCCATCGCGCGGCTGGAAGCGATTGCGAAAACCGAGCCTGGGCGGCCGGGTCTGGCACGGGAATTGGGCGTTGCCTACTACCGCAAGGGCGAGCATGCGCGCGCCATCCCACATCTGCAGCGCGCCCTTGAGGAAAACCCGAGCGACCCGGAGGTCACGCAGCTCCTGGGACTCAGCTATCACTTCACCGGCCGCATGGCCGACGCCATTCCGCTGCTGGAGAAGGTCCGGTCGTGGATGCCTTCCGCCAACGTGAACGCCGATTACGTGCTGGGCCTTTCCTACATCCAGGTCAAGGATTTCGAGCGTGCCCGGAGGGCCTTCGCAAGCATGTATGGCGTCCCGCCGGATTCCGCCGCCGCGCATCTTTTCCTGGCCCGCATGCTGCTGCGCCAGGAGTTCGATCCGGTCGCCGAAGAGAACGCCCTGAAGGCGGCGTCGCTCGACCCCAGGCTTCCCGGCGCCCACTTCCTGCTGGGTGAGCTGTACGTGTTCAAGTCCAGAATCCCGGAAGCCATCGCCGAATTCGAGAAAGAGCTGGCCATCAACCCGGCCCAAGCCGCCACCTACTACAAATTGGCCGATGCCTACACCCGCATCCAGAAATGGGATGAGGCGCAGCGCCTGCTGCAGAACTCCATCTGGCTGGATTCCACCGCCAGCGGGCCTTTCATCCTGCTGGGCAAGGTGCTGATGAAGAAGCAAGAGCACCAGCTTGCCCTGCGCACCTTGCAGCGCGCCATTCAAATGGATCCCAACAACTTCGTGGCCCACCACTGGCTGGGGCAGGCCCTGCGGGCCGTGGGCAGGAACGAGGAAGCGGAACGCGAGTTGCGTCTCGCACAGGAATTGCAGTCCGTGCAGAGCTCGGGCCGGTAG